The Geovibrio ferrireducens genome window below encodes:
- a CDS encoding symporter small accessory protein — MLGLSGWAVPLGFILMLLSAVLCIIYGIINWNKGYIMTDEEFIQEQAWAEEERKVEETL; from the coding sequence ATGCTCGGTTTATCAGGATGGGCGGTTCCGCTGGGGTTTATTCTCATGCTTCTCAGCGCCGTGCTCTGCATCATTTACGGAATAATCAACTGGAACAAAGGCTACATCATGACCGATGAGGAATTTATTCAGGAACAGGCATGGGCTGAGGAAGAAAGAAAAGTTGAGGAGACGCTCTGA
- a CDS encoding FAD assembly factor SdhE, with protein MKDTPLFKKALFLAARRAMLENEMIVREFVEHNLPAHYTEQDMEELCELLLKIFDNDLFDIVMGQKTSEQFEGQYNVRLLKDIEKYAAIYRENKKIKK; from the coding sequence ATGAAAGACACTCCTCTTTTTAAAAAAGCTCTCTTTCTCGCTGCAAGGCGCGCCATGCTTGAGAACGAAATGATTGTCCGCGAGTTTGTGGAGCACAATCTTCCTGCGCACTACACCGAGCAAGACATGGAGGAGCTCTGTGAGCTGCTTCTCAAAATTTTCGATAACGATCTTTTTGATATAGTCATGGGGCAGAAAACCTCGGAGCAGTTCGAAGGTCAGTACAATGTGCGTCTGCTTAAGGATATTGAGAAATACGCCGCAATCTACCGCGAGAATAAAAAGATAAAAAAGTAA
- the nrdD gene encoding anaerobic ribonucleoside-triphosphate reductase, with protein sequence MEKLEKIKALEKEMAEVKGTTCDVYSRVVGYHSPTSHWNEGKKEEFINRGTFRVSK encoded by the coding sequence ATGGAAAAGCTTGAGAAAATCAAAGCACTGGAAAAAGAAATGGCAGAAGTGAAAGGCACAACTTGCGATGTCTACAGCAGAGTGGTCGGCTACCACAGCCCCACAAGCCACTGGAACGAAGGGAAAAAAGAGGAATTTATAAACAGGGGGACTTTCAGAGTTTCCAAATGA
- a CDS encoding cache domain-containing protein, with product MSKSNSLGRTYFLTSLAAVFLFVILFSSFLAYHEYKDFAVKSAEVDERLLREGKENLQTMTYRVATFIENEKSLAEEKLKAQVRNRLNYGYGFVENVYLKYGKTEPREKVIRMITEVFSDLTFGADSYFFIFDKDYRQIQGDFGLPHDINLSEMTDYRGRYVIREIKETAMKGGGFVTYQWKKPGVSDFSYGKISYVRYFEPYGLIIGTGGYVQDVAEDVKREALQRIEHLVSNDKAFFYILDNSGRVLSHSDAGLIGKKADEADNPVKQRALKSILAFAETDTEGYYGFDWVRDGAGSPSSMASYNLKYPEWNWVIGSAIYVDDVRRIIDQDKHELQMGLLRSMSIVGLSFIIVFATAYFIAKRFSGMLEGEFRKFLDFFSGAAENGAIIDAKSMKYEEFRQLAVYANRMNEENRLNTVELEKAMDAARKASSTKSELISHISHELRTPLAGVLGFIELLDGTELDKIQKRFLRIIKHSSSNLVGVVNDILDFSKLETGSLDLNYDRFSPLSTFESMSELFGFMASESGVEFAFYIDHDIPAELSGDVVRISQVLSNLVENAVKFNSPGGYAKLDITAVTKSDGSVRLRFSVEDSGTGVSEEKEAELRKLFSEYDTEIAERFEGLGGIGLSVSSDIVKLMHGEIGFSRPEKQGSVFWFELDFRVISPKPAVDAERVRDCYSAVFVSDEMGEPGVTENQIMRYLEAFGNEAAYFSSLEDIEKLPFLDVVFYVYSENTKDKFLESIRTHEGVPIVLVMDMHKRFEEEGLRKRASSVLLKPIGISDIYESVYIAISYMNDEPAGDEKQTGRTAVFHGTALVAEDNPVNQKMVRLILKELGLESVCVDNGRKAVEAFRQGGFDIVIMDINMPELGGIEAAKLINEYEKINYLKHVPVIALTAYAIKGDRERFMEAGMDDYLAKPVGIDIMRETLQKHLKGGNNG from the coding sequence GTGTCAAAATCCAACTCTCTTGGCAGAACATATTTTCTGACAAGTCTTGCCGCTGTTTTTCTGTTCGTTATTCTTTTTTCCTCGTTTCTTGCCTATCACGAGTATAAGGACTTTGCCGTCAAAAGCGCCGAAGTTGATGAACGGCTGCTGAGGGAAGGGAAGGAAAACCTCCAGACAATGACTTACCGGGTTGCCACGTTCATTGAAAATGAAAAAAGCCTCGCAGAGGAAAAACTGAAAGCGCAGGTGAGAAACAGGCTGAACTACGGTTACGGTTTTGTGGAAAACGTCTATCTCAAATACGGGAAAACAGAGCCCAGAGAAAAAGTCATCCGGATGATAACCGAAGTTTTCTCTGATTTAACATTCGGTGCGGACAGCTATTTCTTTATATTCGATAAAGACTACAGGCAGATACAGGGCGACTTCGGCCTGCCGCATGATATAAATCTTTCTGAAATGACGGACTACAGGGGCAGATACGTAATCCGCGAAATAAAAGAAACTGCCATGAAGGGCGGCGGTTTTGTAACCTACCAGTGGAAAAAGCCCGGCGTGAGCGACTTCTCCTACGGAAAAATCTCCTACGTAAGGTATTTTGAACCCTATGGACTGATTATCGGTACAGGCGGCTATGTTCAGGATGTTGCGGAGGATGTTAAAAGGGAGGCCTTACAAAGGATAGAGCACCTAGTCAGCAATGATAAGGCATTTTTCTACATTCTGGATAATTCCGGCCGCGTACTCAGCCATTCCGATGCGGGGCTCATAGGCAAAAAAGCAGATGAAGCAGATAACCCTGTGAAGCAGAGGGCGCTTAAAAGCATTCTGGCATTTGCAGAAACTGACACCGAAGGCTATTACGGTTTTGACTGGGTGCGTGACGGGGCGGGTTCCCCTTCCTCCATGGCATCCTACAACCTTAAATATCCTGAATGGAACTGGGTAATAGGCTCTGCGATATATGTTGATGATGTCCGCAGAATAATAGACCAGGACAAACATGAGCTTCAGATGGGTCTGCTCAGGTCAATGTCCATAGTAGGGCTTTCATTTATAATTGTTTTCGCGACAGCGTATTTCATCGCCAAGCGCTTTTCCGGCATGCTTGAGGGCGAGTTCCGCAAGTTTTTGGACTTTTTCTCCGGTGCGGCGGAAAACGGCGCTATTATAGATGCAAAGAGCATGAAGTATGAGGAGTTCAGGCAGCTTGCCGTTTACGCTAACCGGATGAATGAGGAAAACAGGCTCAACACAGTGGAGCTTGAAAAGGCAATGGACGCGGCGCGTAAAGCGAGCAGCACCAAGTCCGAGCTTATTTCACATATCAGCCACGAGCTGCGCACACCGCTGGCAGGTGTTCTTGGCTTTATTGAGCTTCTGGACGGAACAGAGCTTGATAAAATTCAGAAAAGATTCCTGCGCATCATAAAACACAGCTCAAGCAACCTTGTGGGCGTTGTGAACGATATACTTGATTTCTCCAAGCTTGAGACCGGAAGCCTTGACCTTAATTACGACAGGTTCAGCCCGCTCAGCACATTCGAATCCATGAGCGAGCTTTTCGGCTTCATGGCTTCGGAAAGCGGTGTTGAGTTCGCATTCTATATTGATCATGATATTCCGGCGGAGCTTTCGGGTGATGTGGTGCGAATCAGTCAGGTTCTCTCAAACCTTGTGGAAAACGCTGTCAAATTCAATTCTCCGGGCGGTTACGCAAAGCTTGACATCACCGCTGTGACAAAGAGTGACGGCTCCGTCCGCCTCCGTTTCAGTGTGGAGGACAGCGGCACAGGGGTCAGCGAGGAGAAAGAGGCGGAACTGAGAAAGCTTTTCTCCGAGTATGATACCGAAATTGCCGAAAGATTTGAAGGCTTGGGCGGCATAGGGCTCAGTGTCTCATCTGACATAGTGAAGCTCATGCACGGTGAAATAGGTTTTTCAAGACCTGAGAAGCAGGGTTCAGTTTTCTGGTTTGAGCTTGATTTCAGAGTGATCAGCCCCAAACCTGCTGTGGATGCGGAACGGGTGCGTGATTGCTATTCCGCTGTTTTCGTCAGTGATGAAATGGGTGAACCTGGCGTGACCGAAAACCAGATAATGCGTTATCTTGAGGCCTTCGGCAATGAGGCAGCGTATTTCTCATCCCTTGAAGATATTGAGAAACTTCCGTTTCTGGATGTGGTGTTTTATGTCTATTCTGAAAACACAAAGGATAAATTTCTCGAAAGCATCCGCACACACGAGGGTGTGCCTATTGTCCTTGTGATGGATATGCATAAACGCTTCGAAGAAGAGGGGCTGAGAAAACGTGCATCCTCGGTTCTGCTGAAGCCTATAGGAATTTCAGATATTTATGAGTCCGTTTATATCGCAATAAGCTACATGAATGATGAACCCGCCGGAGATGAAAAGCAGACAGGCAGAACCGCCGTATTTCACGGCACGGCTCTGGTTGCGGAGGATAACCCAGTGAACCAGAAAATGGTCAGGCTGATCCTCAAGGAGCTTGGGCTTGAGAGCGTCTGTGTGGACAACGGGCGCAAGGCAGTTGAGGCGTTCAGACAGGGCGGGTTTGATATTGTGATAATGGATATAAACATGCCGGAACTCGGCGGAATCGAGGCGGCAAAGCTGATAAACGAATATGAAAAAATAAATTATCTTAAGCATGTGCCCGTTATCGCCCTCACCGCATACGCCATAAAAGGGGACAGGGAGCGTTTTATGGAGGCCGGAATGGATGATTATCTTGCAAAGCCTGTGGGTATTGATATTATGAGGGAAACATTACAAAAACATTTGAAGGGCGGTAATAACGGATGA
- a CDS encoding acyl-CoA dehydratase activase: protein MTVKAGIDLGSRYVKLAFLKDGEITYRRWDTAEFYRSFVRRGAEGLVIDLDAAGLEHVDSITATGYGRNLLNFANANVISEIKAHFKGALEATKEKDFVLVDVGGQDSKVICVQNGYIEDFVMNDKCAASTGRFLENACGILRITLDELAEMTENPVKLSSTCAIFSESEIIGKIAEGYTTEEIGAGVNESIARRLYPLMKKFRAEKIFAAGGVAANSGLIHFLSEMAGRRIEVLPDSQYNGCRGCLGY from the coding sequence ATGACCGTTAAAGCGGGAATAGACCTCGGCAGCAGATACGTTAAGCTCGCCTTTCTGAAAGACGGCGAAATCACATACCGCAGGTGGGATACGGCGGAGTTTTACCGCTCATTCGTCAGGCGCGGGGCGGAAGGACTGGTCATAGATCTGGACGCTGCCGGACTTGAACACGTAGATTCAATAACTGCAACGGGTTACGGCCGCAACCTGCTTAATTTTGCAAACGCTAACGTAATCTCCGAGATAAAAGCACACTTCAAAGGCGCTCTTGAAGCCACAAAAGAGAAGGACTTCGTTCTGGTGGATGTCGGCGGGCAGGACAGCAAGGTTATCTGCGTGCAGAACGGATATATTGAAGACTTCGTGATGAACGATAAATGCGCCGCAAGCACAGGACGCTTTCTGGAGAACGCATGCGGCATACTGCGGATAACTCTGGATGAGCTTGCGGAAATGACCGAAAACCCAGTAAAGCTCAGCTCCACCTGCGCCATATTTTCCGAAAGCGAAATAATCGGCAAAATAGCCGAAGGCTACACAACAGAGGAGATCGGGGCGGGCGTTAACGAATCCATAGCCCGCAGACTGTACCCGCTTATGAAAAAATTCAGAGCTGAGAAAATCTTCGCCGCTGGCGGCGTGGCGGCAAACAGTGGGCTTATTCACTTTCTCAGCGAAATGGCGGGACGCAGGATAGAGGTTCTCCCCGACAGCCAGTACAACGGATGCAGAGGTTGTCTGGGGTATTGA
- a CDS encoding ATP-binding protein, whose product MRETFKTLITDFQERKPDNIIPREYDIPVDSEKIVSLVGVRRCGKTSILFDIINSLKKKVPSENIIYVNFEDDRLFPTELGDLNHIMEGYYEMHPEKRHETVYVFLDEVQNIAGWERYVRRIYDTLNIRVFVTGSSSKLLSKEIATSLRGRTLTYEIFPYSFADFIKAKGIKVNFNSSDSVSYIKNALSEYLTDGGFPETVLQSADIKRRILRDYLDLIVYKDIVERYGVKNNSLLKHIIKYSFCNIGTLVSLNKLYNDLKSQGYKLSKDTVFDYYSYLEDAYAVFSIPVFRNSIREENRNPRKIYSVDNGFKGVYDAFVTDDFSKLYENAVFLHLRRQTAEIYYYSGKQEVDFYCVAEGKKTLVNVSYKIDSPKTRERELNGLLEAMEYFKMSEAYLITTDEEETFQQDDRTIHILPLWKWLLR is encoded by the coding sequence ATGAGAGAAACCTTTAAAACCCTTATCACTGACTTTCAGGAACGCAAACCGGATAATATCATACCCAGAGAATATGATATTCCCGTGGACAGTGAAAAGATAGTCTCTCTGGTAGGTGTACGGCGCTGCGGAAAGACAAGTATTCTTTTTGATATTATAAACTCCCTCAAGAAAAAGGTTCCTTCCGAAAATATAATCTATGTAAACTTTGAGGACGACCGCCTGTTTCCTACAGAATTGGGCGATCTGAATCATATCATGGAGGGTTATTATGAGATGCATCCTGAAAAAAGGCATGAAACAGTATATGTCTTCCTTGATGAGGTGCAGAACATTGCCGGATGGGAAAGATACGTGCGGAGAATATACGATACTCTGAACATACGGGTTTTTGTTACAGGTTCTTCCTCAAAGCTTCTCAGTAAGGAAATAGCCACATCGCTCAGGGGCAGAACCCTCACTTATGAAATTTTCCCTTACTCTTTTGCAGATTTTATAAAAGCAAAAGGTATAAAGGTCAATTTCAACAGTTCAGATTCCGTAAGCTATATAAAAAACGCTCTTAGTGAGTATCTCACAGACGGCGGATTTCCCGAAACAGTATTGCAATCTGCTGATATAAAAAGACGTATTCTCAGGGATTATCTGGATCTTATAGTCTATAAGGATATAGTGGAGAGATACGGAGTAAAAAATAATAGCCTGCTCAAGCATATAATTAAATACAGCTTTTGCAATATAGGCACACTTGTGAGCCTGAACAAGCTTTACAATGATCTGAAATCACAGGGGTATAAACTCAGCAAGGATACAGTTTTTGATTATTATTCATATCTGGAAGACGCTTATGCTGTTTTCAGCATTCCTGTTTTCAGAAACAGTATAAGGGAAGAAAACCGCAACCCCAGAAAAATATATTCAGTGGATAACGGTTTTAAGGGAGTTTACGATGCTTTTGTTACGGACGATTTCAGTAAACTATACGAAAATGCCGTGTTTCTGCATCTTCGCAGACAGACGGCTGAGATCTACTACTACAGCGGAAAACAGGAAGTAGATTTCTACTGCGTTGCAGAAGGTAAAAAGACTCTGGTAAATGTCAGCTATAAAATTGACAGCCCCAAAACAAGAGAACGTGAGCTAAACGGGCTTCTTGAAGCAATGGAATATTTTAAAATGAGCGAGGCTTATCTTATCACTACTGATGAAGAGGAAACATTTCAGCAAGATGACCGGACTATACATATTCTGCCGCTCTGGAAGTGGCTGCTGCGGTGA
- a CDS encoding 2-hydroxyacyl-CoA dehydratase family protein, whose amino-acid sequence MKKRIGFTTTIPVEIILAAGHVPVDLNNIFITDKDPTAFIDYAETEGLPRNICAWIKGIYTAVIRGSIDEVIAVTEGDCSNSHALAELFMEHGIPVHSFAYPFGKEDRRSFLEREFRSLAKSLGTTYEAAEEYTKRTDPIRAKLRRLDALTAQEKASGFENHLWLVTSTDFNTEPVSYEAELDAKLAEIEMRSSAGRKIRIGVLGVPTIYDDMYGFIEEKGASVVFNEIQRQFAIPSTNPDYIARYAEYTYPYDVFGRIQDIRQQTAERRIDGLIHYVQSFCYRQMQDITIRKHMDVPVLTIEGDSPSGIDARTKIRIESFIEMLEARKNDR is encoded by the coding sequence ATGAAAAAACGCATAGGCTTCACCACCACAATCCCCGTTGAAATAATCCTCGCCGCCGGGCATGTTCCGGTGGATCTCAACAATATATTCATAACCGACAAAGACCCGACCGCCTTTATTGACTACGCGGAGACGGAAGGCCTTCCCCGCAATATATGCGCGTGGATCAAGGGGATATACACCGCTGTGATAAGGGGCAGTATTGATGAGGTTATCGCCGTGACTGAGGGGGACTGCAGCAACTCCCACGCACTGGCGGAGCTTTTCATGGAGCACGGAATCCCCGTTCACAGCTTCGCCTACCCCTTCGGCAAGGAGGACAGGCGGAGCTTTCTTGAGCGTGAGTTCAGGTCGCTGGCAAAGTCCCTCGGCACAACATATGAAGCCGCAGAGGAATACACAAAGCGCACAGACCCCATCCGTGCGAAGCTCCGCAGGCTGGACGCTCTTACTGCACAGGAAAAAGCATCAGGGTTTGAAAACCACCTCTGGCTTGTGACCTCCACCGATTTTAATACGGAGCCTGTTTCATATGAGGCGGAGCTTGATGCGAAACTGGCGGAGATAGAGATGCGCAGCAGCGCAGGACGGAAGATACGCATAGGTGTTCTGGGCGTTCCCACCATATATGACGATATGTACGGCTTCATAGAGGAGAAGGGGGCATCCGTTGTTTTCAACGAGATCCAGAGGCAGTTCGCCATCCCCAGCACAAACCCTGACTATATAGCAAGATACGCCGAATACACTTATCCGTATGATGTTTTCGGCCGCATACAGGACATCAGGCAACAGACGGCAGAGCGCCGAATAGACGGACTGATACACTACGTGCAGTCGTTCTGCTACCGCCAGATGCAGGACATCACCATCAGAAAGCATATGGACGTGCCCGTGCTCACGATAGAGGGAGATTCCCCCTCCGGCATAGACGCACGGACGAAAATACGCATAGAATCATTCATAGAGATGCTGGAGGCACGGAAAAATGACCGTTAA
- a CDS encoding sodium:solute symporter family protein codes for MSLPLLTFVVIIYLSIVGWLTVKAYKGTVSTADYMVAGRQIHPFVMAMSYGATFISTSAIVGFGGAAAVFGMSLLWLTVLTIFVGVFIAFVFFGRRTRVMGLNLNAHTFPEFIGLRFQSRTLQGLAGLLIFVAMPLYASVVLMGGAKFIAQILSVNYNAALFFLTVIVAVYVVMGGLKGVMYTDAFQGSVMFAGMIILLFFTYWKMGGVVEAHQKLTDMADIAVSIFGAQGHTGWTSFPTLGSPFWVTVVTTMVMGVGIGVLAQPQLIVRFMTVKSNRELNRAVLIGGVFVLVAVGVAFIVGALSNVYFYYMNEETAGKISLIAANKNVEEIIPLYISKAMPQWFTAIFTITMLSAAMSTLSSQFHAMGTSLGRDIYEKWLGKSGNSVLITKAGIIFTIMLSYFFAWGLPLFFDGGTAIIARGTAIFFGICAAAFLPLYFGAIYSRRITKFSAFTGFTAGTIISFFWLFFVHDKVSGPMMICKAVFGVNSLAEGTIWAAVDPLVIGLPVSALITLATAFAGKQLPKEHVEKCFHGIGK; via the coding sequence ATGAGTCTGCCTCTTCTTACATTTGTTGTCATAATCTATCTTTCCATAGTCGGCTGGCTCACTGTTAAGGCCTATAAAGGCACTGTCAGCACTGCGGATTACATGGTCGCCGGACGGCAGATCCACCCCTTCGTGATGGCTATGTCATACGGCGCAACGTTTATCTCCACCTCGGCGATTGTGGGTTTCGGCGGCGCGGCGGCTGTTTTCGGCATGAGCCTTCTCTGGCTTACTGTTCTTACTATTTTCGTGGGCGTTTTTATCGCCTTTGTCTTTTTCGGCAGACGCACAAGGGTCATGGGGCTGAATCTCAATGCCCATACCTTCCCTGAGTTTATAGGTCTGCGTTTTCAGTCCCGCACACTTCAGGGGCTCGCTGGGCTTCTCATATTCGTCGCAATGCCCCTTTACGCCAGCGTGGTTCTCATGGGCGGCGCAAAGTTCATAGCGCAGATATTAAGCGTTAATTATAACGCCGCGCTGTTTTTTCTTACTGTTATAGTGGCAGTTTACGTTGTAATGGGCGGGCTGAAAGGTGTTATGTATACAGATGCCTTTCAGGGCTCTGTGATGTTTGCGGGGATGATCATTCTGCTCTTTTTCACCTATTGGAAAATGGGCGGAGTAGTCGAGGCTCATCAGAAACTTACAGACATGGCGGACATTGCCGTGAGCATATTCGGCGCTCAGGGGCACACAGGATGGACATCGTTTCCCACCCTCGGCTCCCCCTTCTGGGTGACGGTGGTTACCACTATGGTAATGGGCGTGGGGATAGGCGTTCTGGCTCAGCCTCAGCTTATCGTCCGCTTCATGACCGTTAAAAGCAACAGGGAGCTTAACCGTGCCGTGCTCATAGGAGGGGTGTTCGTTCTTGTGGCTGTGGGAGTGGCGTTCATAGTCGGCGCACTGTCAAATGTGTATTTCTATTATATGAATGAGGAAACGGCGGGGAAAATATCGCTCATCGCCGCCAACAAAAATGTGGAGGAGATTATCCCTCTCTATATAAGCAAGGCTATGCCCCAGTGGTTTACCGCTATATTCACCATAACCATGCTTTCAGCGGCAATGAGTACGCTGAGCTCACAGTTTCATGCCATGGGAACCTCCCTCGGCAGGGATATCTATGAAAAATGGCTGGGGAAATCGGGCAATTCGGTTCTTATCACAAAAGCGGGCATAATCTTCACGATCATGCTCAGCTACTTCTTTGCATGGGGGCTGCCGCTTTTCTTTGACGGCGGAACAGCGATAATCGCAAGGGGAACCGCCATATTCTTCGGCATATGCGCCGCAGCCTTCCTGCCGCTGTATTTCGGAGCGATATACTCAAGGCGGATCACGAAATTCTCCGCATTCACAGGCTTTACGGCAGGCACAATAATCAGCTTTTTCTGGCTTTTCTTTGTGCATGACAAGGTTTCAGGGCCGATGATGATCTGCAAGGCGGTTTTCGGCGTGAACTCTCTGGCGGAGGGCACTATCTGGGCGGCGGTTGACCCGCTTGTGATAGGTCTGCCCGTGTCGGCGCTGATTACACTTGCCACAGCATTCGCAGGGAAACAGCTTCCGAAGGAACATGTGGAAAAATGCTTTCACGGCATCGGGAAATAA
- a CDS encoding HipA domain-containing protein, with amino-acid sequence MRCPVTYEETNYRYSEAGLKTINRNLKELHDLPYTKDELRIEAAARSEKMSIQGVQPKLSARLNVKGCVFELTDRGGQYILKPQSAGYPELPENEDLTMRLAKSYGLDVPLHFMIYGKDGALTYVIKRFDRAGKNRKLSVEDFAQLSGATRDTKYRSSMEQVAKIIEKYCTFPQIEKEKLFKLTLFSFITGNEDMHLKNFSLIYEGDKVQLSPVYDLLNTTAAVPNPIEELALPLNAKKNRITKADLVDYYGKERLGLNERVIDKALSSLKAVSAGWGKTIEISFLSAGMKEKYLRLLTERRERLF; translated from the coding sequence ATGAGATGCCCGGTCACCTACGAAGAGACGAATTACAGATACAGTGAAGCGGGTTTGAAAACCATTAACCGTAACCTGAAAGAACTGCATGATCTGCCTTACACGAAAGATGAGCTCCGCATTGAGGCAGCGGCAAGGTCTGAAAAAATGTCTATTCAAGGTGTTCAGCCGAAGCTGTCCGCAAGGCTGAATGTCAAGGGATGCGTTTTTGAGCTTACGGACAGGGGCGGGCAGTATATTCTAAAGCCGCAGTCTGCCGGTTACCCTGAACTGCCTGAAAATGAAGATCTGACAATGCGGCTTGCAAAATCTTACGGGCTGGATGTGCCGCTTCATTTCATGATTTACGGCAAAGACGGTGCACTCACGTATGTAATTAAGCGTTTTGACCGTGCTGGGAAAAACAGGAAACTGTCTGTTGAGGATTTTGCCCAGCTATCCGGAGCTACAAGGGATACCAAGTACCGCTCCAGCATGGAGCAGGTGGCGAAAATAATAGAAAAATACTGCACTTTCCCGCAGATAGAAAAAGAGAAGCTTTTTAAGCTGACCCTGTTTTCGTTTATCACAGGAAACGAGGATATGCACCTGAAAAACTTCTCTCTGATATATGAGGGCGATAAAGTTCAGCTTTCACCAGTTTATGATCTCCTCAACACAACCGCAGCTGTTCCCAACCCCATAGAAGAGCTTGCATTGCCGCTTAATGCCAAAAAGAACAGAATAACCAAAGCCGACCTTGTGGATTATTATGGGAAAGAAAGGCTTGGTCTGAATGAGAGGGTGATCGATAAGGCACTGTCATCGCTTAAAGCTGTTTCTGCCGGCTGGGGAAAGACAATTGAAATCAGCTTTCTTTCCGCAGGCATGAAGGAAAAGTATTTAAGGCTGCTCACGGAACGCCGGGAAAGATTATTTTAA
- a CDS encoding type II toxin-antitoxin system Y4mF family antitoxin, with protein MELAEIIKDARKAAGLTQKELAEHAGVAKNLIYDLEKGKMTIRYENILKVLHILNIKVKYISPLGGKDA; from the coding sequence ATGGAACTTGCTGAGATAATTAAAGATGCAAGGAAGGCGGCAGGGCTGACACAGAAAGAGCTTGCGGAACATGCCGGTGTTGCGAAAAACCTCATTTATGACCTTGAAAAAGGCAAAATGACAATCAGATACGAAAATATTTTAAAGGTTCTGCACATCCTTAATATTAAAGTGAAATACATTTCTCCGTTAGGCGGTAAAGATGCGTAA
- a CDS encoding anaerobic ribonucleoside-triphosphate reductase activating protein, whose translation MSHTDFFIAGFTPVSLIDYPGEVAATVFTHGCNLRCRYCHNPLLVTGRKRDNKSSEFLSYMAVRNIGAVAVTGGEPLFSDHITDFVTFLKNDGIKIKLDTNGFAPARLFPLLEKGLIDYAAVDIKGFCAEDIEYMTRSARSTEPFVKTIRALKESGIPFELRYTAWKKPDEESLFWLADFARDVPLALQFLQRSTPLLDKRFSPPMTKAEFYSLKTLFESHFGKVTVRE comes from the coding sequence ATGAGTCACACAGACTTCTTTATTGCAGGCTTTACGCCCGTCAGTCTCATAGATTACCCCGGAGAGGTGGCGGCAACTGTCTTCACCCACGGCTGCAACCTAAGGTGCAGATACTGCCACAACCCCCTTCTGGTAACCGGCAGAAAAAGGGACAATAAGTCATCCGAGTTTCTTTCTTATATGGCTGTAAGAAATATAGGGGCCGTCGCCGTAACAGGCGGCGAGCCTCTTTTTTCAGATCATATCACGGATTTTGTCACTTTTCTCAAAAATGACGGAATCAAGATCAAGCTGGACACCAACGGCTTTGCCCCGGCAAGGCTGTTCCCGCTCCTTGAAAAAGGGCTTATCGATTACGCAGCGGTGGACATAAAAGGCTTCTGCGCGGAGGACATAGAATACATGACCCGCTCAGCCCGCTCCACCGAGCCTTTTGTGAAAACTATCCGGGCTCTCAAGGAGAGCGGCATACCCTTTGAACTGCGCTATACCGCATGGAAAAAGCCGGATGAGGAATCACTCTTCTGGCTGGCGGACTTTGCGCGGGATGTGCCTCTGGCTTTACAGTTTCTTCAAAGATCAACGCCGCTTCTGGACAAACGCTTCTCTCCGCCTATGACCAAGGCAGAGTTTTATTCGCTGAAAACCCTCTTTGAATCCCATTTCGGCAAGGTCACTGTCCGGGAGTGA
- a CDS encoding HipA N-terminal domain-containing protein has protein sequence MRKALVYQQGIPAGFLTETERGYEFQYLPDYDGTAVSLTLPVAGKSYQFDDFPPFFDGLLPEGYQLESLLRRLKIDRNDSFSQLMAVGADLVGSVTVEEVAE, from the coding sequence ATGCGTAAGGCGCTTGTATACCAACAGGGGATACCTGCCGGATTTCTCACTGAGACTGAACGCGGGTACGAATTTCAATATCTTCCTGATTATGACGGAACAGCAGTTTCGCTCACACTTCCTGTGGCAGGTAAATCTTATCAGTTTGATGATTTTCCGCCTTTTTTTGACGGACTTCTGCCGGAGGGTTATCAGCTTGAATCACTGCTGAGAAGGCTCAAGATCGACCGCAATGATTCTTTTTCACAATTAATGGCTGTGGGGGCTGATCTTGTCGGTTCGGTCACTGTGGAAGAGGTGGCGGAATGA